The DNA sequence TTGACCACGCCGCGGACCGCCGAAAGCTTCATCCGCACACCTTGTTCGCGCAGTTCCTGAGTGGGCTGGATGAAGGTGCGGGCGACGTATTGGTTCTTGATAAGTCCCATCTCATTGGGCAGGCCACTGGCCTCGGCATAGCCGGAAGCCGCGGAAAGAGAGGAATTCGGCACCCCGATAACCATGTCGGCGTCGACCGGCGCTTCTTTGGCAAGGCGCGCGCCCATACGTTTGCGGGCGGAATGGACGTTGACACCGTAGATATTGGAGTCGGGGCGGGCGAAATAGATGAATTCCATGGAGCAGATCGCCAGTTGGGTTTTGTCGGTATAGGTCAGAATCTGATAGCCGCTGTCGTTCACGACTACGATTTCACCAGGCTTGATGTCGCGAACCAGCTCAGCGCCCACGGTATCGAGCGCGCAGGTCTCGCTGGCGAGCACATAGGCTCCGTTGCTCATGCGTCCGAGTGAAAGCGGGCGGAAACCGTTCGGGTCGAGTGCGCCGATCATCGCATTTTTGGTCATCAGCAGGTAGGCGAACCCACCGTGGACGATATTCAGCGCTTCCTTGAGTTTTTCGATGAATGTTGGCTTGTTCGATCGGCGAATCAGGTGCATGAGCACTTCGGTATCCGAGTTCGAATGGAAAATGGCACCTTCGTCCTCGAGTTTGGCGCGTAGTGCGATGCAGTTGGTGAGATTGCCGTTGTGGGCCAGCGCTATGTCGCCGTCGTGGAAGGAGAAGATGAACGGCTGGATGTTGTCGATGCCGCTGGAACCGCTGGTGGCATAGCGAACGTGGCCGATGGCCCGGTCGCCGGTGAGCCGTTCGATTTCGTGCTCGTCGTGGAACACTTCGGTCAACAGTCCCAGCCCGCGATGGCCGATAAGCCTGCCGTGGTCGTTGGAGACCATGCCGGCGCCTTCCTGCCCGCGGTGCTGGAGGGCGTGCAGGCCGAAATAAGTCAGGCGCGAGGCGTCGGGATGGCCCCAGACGCCGAACAGGCCGCATTCCTCGTGAATGTTTTCCAGTTCGAATGACATCTCAGGCCTCGCTTTCGTCGGTCGGGTTGGCAGGATCGGTCAGGTTGGCGATGCCGTTAAGGTAGGCGGTTTCGGTTGTCTCGTCTTGTTTTGTCGTTTTGCCGGTGAAATACCGAACTCCCGCTTCGAAAATCGGCTGGAACTCGCGGCCCGGAACGTTCAAATACAGTCCGTTGCCGCGGCGTTCGGAATGTCCCATTTTCCCAAGTATGCGGCCGTCCGGGCTGGTCAGCGCTTCGACGGCGGCCATGGACCCATTGGGATTGTCAGCCAGGTCCATACTGGCGTTGCCGTTCTCATCCACGTACTGTGCAGCGATCTGTCCATTGCTCGCAAGCTGCCCGATTTGCTCTGTCGTGGCCACGAACCGGCCTTCGCCGTGTGAAATCGGAATGGTGTAGATATCACCAACATCGCTACCGGCCATCCAAGGCGAAAGGTCGCTGGAGATGCGGGTGCGCACCAAGCGGCTTTGATGCCGTCCGATGGTGTTGAACGTCAGCGTCGGCTGATTCTCGCTCGGCTCGACGATGTCGCCGTAGGGCACGAGGCCGAGTTTGATGAGTGCCTGGAAACCGTTGCAGATGCCGAGCATCAATCCGTCGCGGTTGTTCAGCAGGTCACGCACGGCATCGGCCACGGCAGGGGCCCGGAAAAACGCGGTAATGAATTTCGCTGATCCGTCCGGTTCATCCCCACCTGAGAAACCGCCGGGAATCATCACGATCTGGCTGGCCCTGATCTCCTCGGCCAATTGGCGCGAGGATTGTGCCACGGCATCGGGGGAGAGATTGTTGACGATAAGTGTTTTTGGATCGGCGCCGGCCGCCGCGAACGCAGCCGCAGCATCATACTCGCAGTTGTTACCGGGGAATACGGGAATCAGCACACGTGGTTTGGCCTTGATCGGGTTGCCGATGTAGAAAGCCTGCCGACCATTGCGATAGCTGATGGTCTCCGCGTCCATTCCATTTTTGGCGGAAAGCCTTGTAGAAGAGCCGTTTGAGGCTGTTTGGAAGGTTTCTGCTCTGATGTCCCCGTCTTCGGTGTTCTCGCTGCGATAGGGGAATATCTCTTCCATCGCCGATTCCCAGACATCCTGAGCTTCACCGAGATCGATGGTCTCACCGGCTGCAGCGAATTCGTAGGTAGCAGTGGTCGTGCCGATAATTTCGACGTCGAGCTGTCCATCACTTTCCGGTACTTCGGCACTTTCGGCCAGTTCCACGATAAAGGAACCGTACGCAGGCTTGAACAAGGCATCAAGGTTGATGTCGTTGTTCAGCCTGACACCGAACTGATTGCCTAAAGTCATCTTGAACAAGGCTTCGGCAGTGGCGCCGTACCCGGGTGTCGAAATCGCGAGAGCTTCGTTGGCGGCGGTCAGTTGTTCAACGGTCGCTATGACGTCGAGCAAATCGTCAGGATTCGGGATAAGCCGGTAGGCGCTTGCGGAAGCAATATCGTTTCCGGGGATGGGAGCGTTCCCCGCCCTGCTTGTGGAGGTATCTTCGTTCCGTCTTGCGGAATCTCGCCCATTCCGATCCGTGGAGACCTGCCCACTTTGGTTTTGGGAATCACCGTCGTACCCATATCGCTTTGGTGTAATACGAATGATACGATGTCCGAAACCTTTGAATTCCGGCGATACCGTACGCGCCGTGTCTCCGATCGACACGGCAAAGGAAATCAGCGTAGGCGGCACGTCCATCTCTTTGCCATCCTGCTCGAAGCTGCCGCTCATCGAGTCCTTGCCGCCGATGGCCCCGACCTTCAAGTCAAGCTGGGCACTCAGTGCGCCGAGCAATGCGGCGGTGGGTTTGCCCCAGCGTTCGGGGTCCTGATGAAGCTTGCCGAAATACTCCTGGAAACTCAGATAGGCGTTCTCTCTGGTGAAGCCGGTCCCGACGAGCTTGCACACCGATTCGACCACGGACAGGTAGGCTCCCGCGAACTGGTTGCGTTCCGTGATATACGGGTTGAAGCCCCAAGCCATGGCGCTCGCCGTGTGGGTCAGTCCGCCGGGAACCGGCAGTTTGGCAACCATGGCCTGACTCGGCGTGAGCTGTTCGCGTCCGCCGAACGGCATGAGCACCGTGCCTGCGCCGATAGTGGAATCGAAGCGTTCGGCAAGGCCCTTGTTGCCGGCGATGTTGATATCGCTGACCAATGATGTCAAGCGCTGCTTGAAATCGCCGGATTTCCAAGCTTTTGGAACCGTATAATCTTTAGCCTGCACCACACGGACGTTCTGATGTTTGGCCGCACCGTTGGAGGCGAGGAACTCGCGGGAAAGGTCGACGATGCGTTTGCCGCGCCAATCCATGACCATGCGTGGCTCTTCAGTGACGGTGGCGATGACCGTGGCCTCAAGGTTTTCCTCATGTGCGTAGCGTAGGAATTTGTCTACGTCCTCGGCCGCCACGTCGACGGCCATGCGTTCCTGCGACTCGGAAATGGCCAGTTCCGTGCCGTCTAAGCCTTCGTATTTCTTGGGGACTTTGTCAAGGTCGATCTGCAAACCGTCGGCGATTTCGCCGGTCGCCACGGAAACACCGCCGGCGCCGAAATCATTGCAGCGCTTGATGAGCACGCTGGCATCACGTCGGCGGAAGAGCCGTTGCAGCTTGCGTTCGACGGTCGCGTTGCCCTTCTGTACCTCGGCACCAGATTCCACCAAGCTGTCGGTGTCCTGCGCCTTGGAAGCGCCCGTCGCCCCGCCGATGCCGTCGCGTCCGGTACGTCCGCCGAGCAGGATGATCTTGTCACCGGGTGCTGGAGTTTCGCGACGTACGTTTTTCGCCGGTGCCGCGCCGACGACGGCCCCGACTTCCATGCGTTTGGCGACATATCCGGGATGATAGATTTCATCAACTTGTCCGGTCGCAAGCCCGATTTGGTTGCCGTATGAGGAGTAGCCCTGTGCAGCGGTGGTAACGAGTTTGCGTTGTGGCAGCTTGCCTTCCAGCGTCTGCGAAACGGGAACGCGCGGGTCTCCGGCTCCGGTGACGCGCATGGCCTGATAGACGTAGGCGCGCCCGCTTAGCGGGTCTCGGATGCAGCCGCCGATGCAGGTGGCGGCCCCGCCGAACGGTTCTATCTCCGTGGGATGGTTGTGGGTCTCGTTTTTGAAGAGAAAGAGCCAATCTTGGAGCTCGCCGTCGACGTCGACCTTGATTTTGACAGTGCAGGCATTGATTTCTTCGGACTTGTCGAGTCCGCTCAGTTCGCCCTTGGCTTCGAGTTCCTTGGCGCCGATGGTGCCCATGTCCATAAGTGTCACCGGTTTGTTGGTGCGGCCCAAGTCCTGACGGACTTTCAGATAACGCTCGAACGCAGTTTTGACCACATCATCGTCGATATTGACTTGTGTCAGCTCGGTGCCGAAGGTGGTGTGACGGCAGTGGTCGGACCAATAGGTGTCGATGACCTTGATTTCCGTGATGGTCGGTTCGCGGTGTTCGCCGCGGAAATAGGCCTGGCAGCACCGCGCGTCACCCAAATCCATCGCCAACCCGCGCCGGTCGATAAAACGCTGCAATCCGGCGTCGTCAAGTTCGTTGAACCCGTCGATCACTTCGACGTCGTCCGGAACTTTGACCTCGGTTTCCAAGGTCTTGTGGATCTCAAGGCCGGTTTCGTGCGCGTCGACAGGGTTGATGACATAGCGTTTGATGGCTGCGACATCTTCAGGCGAAAGCTCGCCGTATAACGCATAGATTTTCGCCGTGCGAACGTCCGGACGTGTTCCTTGGCCGAGCAACTGGATGCACTGGCTTGCCGATTCTGCCCGCTGGTCGAATTGTCCCGGCAGATATTCCACCGCGAAAACCTGCGCACCTTGCAAATCGGGCAGATTCCGATTCGCCGTATCGACAGGAGGCTCGCTGAAAACCGTGGGAATGGCCGCTTTAAAAAGCCGGGCTTCCAAGCCCTGTGCATCGTATCGGTTGATGATACGCATGTGATCGAGTCCGGTAAGTCCGAGTACATCCCGCAACTCGTTGGCGAGGTTGGAGGCCTCGACGTCAAAGCCGGGTTTCTTTTCTACATACACACGAAAAACTGTTGAAAGCACTGATATTCCTTAGCACTACTGATCAAGAAGGGTGAAGTTATAAAGTCGGAAGGCACAACGTGCTGATTAAAGGCAAGGCCTGCAGGCGACAGCCAAAAACGCTCGCATACCTATGAGAAGGTATGCGAGCGATATGTCATTCGATCTTGACGCCTCGGCGATTGGCCAGGTCAAGCAGTCGTTTGTAGATTTCCTCGTAGGCGGGGATGATGTCACCAAGGTTTCGCCGGAAAAGGTCCTTGTCGAGATGTTCGACTTTGCCGGAACCATCTTTCATATCCCAGAGTCGGCAGGTGTCTGGCGTGATTTCGTCGGCCAGGACGATTTCACCGTCCTTGTTCTTGCCTTCCTCGATTTTGAAATCGACCAGTTTCACGTCGATGTCGCGGAAGATCTTGGTGAGCTTTTCGTTGATGTCGCGGGTCTGCCGTGAAACCTCAGCCATATCTTCGTCTGTTGCCAGACCGAGTGCCACGATGCCGTCGACGTTGATGAACGGGTCGTGCAGTTCGTCGGACTTGAAGCAGAATTCGAGGATCGGGCGCTTGAGTTCGGTGCCTTCTTCAATGCCGTAACGCTTGGCGAAGGAGCCTGCAGCGGTGTTGCGCATGATGATTTCAAGCGGGAACATCGTGATTTTCTCGTTGAGCTGCTCGGTGTCGGAAACGCGGCGGATGAAATCCGTCTCGACGCCCTCGGCCTCCAAGAGCCGGAAGAGCACCGTGGTGATGCGGTTGTTGAGGCTTCCTTTTCCTTGAATCTGGGCTTTTTTCGCGCCGTCGCCGGCGGTGGCCTGATTCATATATTCGACCCAGAGTACATTCGGGTCATCCGTTGAATAGAGTTTCTTGGCCTTGCCCTTGTAGAGCATATCCAGTTTCTCCATGATTCGCCCTTCCCGTAGAGTAACGAGATTGATTGAATGAGGTGAACTTACAACAAAAATATACCAAGTGAAGCCAACAAGTCGGTAAAGTGATATTTGCGAAAATGCGACAATCAATACTTTATTTATCTGGCACAGTTTTGGTGGTTACGTTGTTTCTCAACGAATTCGGACATTGTAAATTCCTTGTTACATCTTGCCGCGGCGGATAAGGATTTCTTCGCCTACCGTTGTCAAGTTGTGATTGGAATTGTGCGAGGAAATCTAAACGGTAACCGGACGGTTTTTGAAAGCTGTCGTCACGATTGATACGTACTTCCGGCTTTTGACGTCACGTCAGATGAATGTTCGAAGTGCGGTTTCGACCCTGCGCATTCAACTGATGGCGAGGTTGAGCCTTTCCGCCGTTTTTGCGGCGCTGTCTCTTGCTTCCGTCTCATCGCGGCCGATGGCCAGGGTAACGGCCATACGACGGTGGCCGTTTACCATCGGCTTGCCGAAAATGCGCAGGTCTGTATCGGGTTGTGATAGGGCTTGAGGGATGTCGGTAAAGGTTACTTCGCCGTTTCCGGTGACCACGACGGCATGGCTTGCTGCGACCTCACCGTTTTTGAGGCCAAGCGCAACGCTTGTTTCGGTGACGGGAATGCCGAGAATGGCTCTGGCATGCAGCGCGAATTCGCTGAGATGCTGGGAGATCATCGTCACCATGCCGGTGTCGTGCGGGCGCGGGGAGACTTCGTTGAACAGGACTTCGCCGTTCTTCAAAACGAACAGTTCGACGCCGAAAACGCCCCAGCCGTGTTCGCCGTCCTTATGGGCGATGCCGACCAACCCGCCGACAGCCTTGCGTGCGATGTCCTGCGCTTTTTCGAGCGTGTTGGGTTCGACTTGGGCCGGTTGCCATGATTCGCGGTAATCGCCGTCTTCCTGGCGTTGACCGATGGGGGAGCAGACCACGATACCCGCACCGGAAGAGACGGTAAGCATGGTCAGTTCGTAGTCAAG is a window from the Bifidobacterium sp. ESL0745 genome containing:
- the purF gene encoding amidophosphoribosyltransferase, which translates into the protein MSFELENIHEECGLFGVWGHPDASRLTYFGLHALQHRGQEGAGMVSNDHGRLIGHRGLGLLTEVFHDEHEIERLTGDRAIGHVRYATSGSSGIDNIQPFIFSFHDGDIALAHNGNLTNCIALRAKLEDEGAIFHSNSDTEVLMHLIRRSNKPTFIEKLKEALNIVHGGFAYLLMTKNAMIGALDPNGFRPLSLGRMSNGAYVLASETCALDTVGAELVRDIKPGEIVVVNDSGYQILTYTDKTQLAICSMEFIYFARPDSNIYGVNVHSARKRMGARLAKEAPVDADMVIGVPNSSLSAASGYAEASGLPNEMGLIKNQYVARTFIQPTQELREQGVRMKLSAVRGVVKDKRVIVIDDSIVRGTTSKRIVQLLREAGAAEVHMRISSPPLKYPCFYGIDISTTRELIAARMSVEGIRKYIGADSLQFLSLDGLIESIGLNADAPYSGLCVAYFNGDYPTALDDYEDEFLASLKPEERERLPHFAKYESQYVDNEYHSIESNAHGVTGANATNTINTTTGRA
- the purC gene encoding phosphoribosylaminoimidazolesuccinocarboxamide synthase; translated protein: MEKLDMLYKGKAKKLYSTDDPNVLWVEYMNQATAGDGAKKAQIQGKGSLNNRITTVLFRLLEAEGVETDFIRRVSDTEQLNEKITMFPLEIIMRNTAAGSFAKRYGIEEGTELKRPILEFCFKSDELHDPFINVDGIVALGLATDEDMAEVSRQTRDINEKLTKIFRDIDVKLVDFKIEEGKNKDGEIVLADEITPDTCRLWDMKDGSGKVEHLDKDLFRRNLGDIIPAYEEIYKRLLDLANRRGVKIE